A genome region from Proteus vulgaris includes the following:
- a CDS encoding NAD-dependent epimerase/dehydratase family protein: MNKRKIFITGATGFIGSYLLPKLAELGDELTVLCREPNKIHPNRPELPSGVKIIKGDLCQPDTYREALVGQDIMIHLAADYRVGIAPSRFEHQKMYQTNVTGTVDLLNEAKRAQIPQILYTSTTAALGETQGLLLDETHRHNGYFRSYYEETKQIAHVLVEHQQQQGMPIKIAICGGVFGQGDKSVLAQTLSAFFNQKIPFQVSTNSTFQLCHVEKLCDGLLRLLALDKPQETVLFTGDVFSMPEIFTLLSEIQKTAPLPIKNRSSLRPLAWMMDKLALLGFSMPLSCEALRIMDGSTYTYSSCKAEQLLGWTAGEPLNDFKTYARSIAEQAILLNKESK; this comes from the coding sequence TTGAATAAACGGAAAATATTTATCACTGGTGCAACTGGATTCATTGGCTCTTATTTATTACCGAAGCTTGCAGAACTTGGTGACGAATTAACAGTATTGTGTCGAGAACCCAATAAAATTCATCCTAATCGTCCTGAATTGCCGTCAGGTGTGAAAATCATAAAAGGGGATTTATGCCAACCCGATACTTATCGTGAAGCCCTTGTTGGACAGGATATTATGATTCATTTAGCCGCTGATTATCGAGTCGGTATTGCGCCTAGTCGTTTTGAACATCAAAAAATGTATCAAACCAATGTTACTGGCACAGTGGATTTACTTAATGAGGCGAAAAGAGCGCAAATCCCTCAGATTTTATATACCAGTACCACAGCCGCACTGGGCGAAACTCAAGGTCTATTGCTTGATGAAACGCATCGTCATAATGGCTATTTTCGTAGTTATTATGAAGAAACAAAGCAAATTGCTCACGTATTAGTCGAACATCAGCAACAACAAGGTATGCCAATTAAAATTGCGATTTGTGGCGGTGTGTTTGGTCAAGGTGATAAGAGCGTTTTAGCACAAACATTATCTGCTTTTTTCAATCAAAAAATTCCGTTTCAAGTCAGTACAAATAGCACCTTTCAACTTTGCCATGTTGAAAAATTATGTGATGGATTATTGCGATTACTTGCCTTAGATAAACCCCAAGAAACGGTTCTCTTTACGGGTGATGTTTTTTCTATGCCAGAGATTTTCACATTACTCAGTGAAATACAAAAAACGGCACCCTTACCTATCAAAAATCGCAGTAGTTTACGACCTTTAGCATGGATGATGGATAAACTTGCCTTACTTGGTTTCTCCATGCCACTTTCCTGTGAGGCACTGCGTATTATGGATGGAAGCACTTATACCTATTCATCTTGTAAAGCAGAACAATTATTAGGGTGGACAGCGGGTGAGCCTTTAAATGACTTTAAGACTTATGCCAGAAGCATTGCTGAACAAGCTATATTGCTGAATAAGGAGTCCAAATGA
- a CDS encoding acyl-CoA reductase, which yields MTEAIHVRLANIKQCLIHCLNEDWLFSDDPMTQAFCLNRLTQWAYSDVLAQKVANELGGKCWRAPNKLLIVVSEKDPLGTLEALLAGYLIGSSIRIKARLSTQWLYLLRAYLGLNENECEILDWSSENQNDERILNGVEAILLAGGDALIQHYRQVTPAPIKLIELGPKISAMAILGRSLPDISLILKDVCLFRQQVCSSPRFILLENENCAQQLYQQLSMALASLPPLPETVKLQQMAQAHEYALSRDLLNNEKPTRYDANSGWAITYQTQFLPQYWLNFGFQLIVGSVEHHLQLAQKQWFARLQTLGYHGSLSSISPQQYSFTRYCPIGSMHSRPMTATHDGFFMLATLVFFINQEG from the coding sequence ATGACAGAAGCAATACACGTTCGTTTAGCAAACATTAAACAGTGTTTAATACACTGCCTTAATGAGGATTGGTTATTCTCTGATGATCCCATGACGCAAGCATTCTGCCTTAACCGTTTAACACAATGGGCTTATAGCGACGTATTAGCACAAAAAGTCGCTAATGAATTGGGGGGCAAATGCTGGCGAGCACCGAATAAATTACTCATTGTGGTATCAGAAAAAGATCCCCTAGGTACATTAGAGGCACTACTTGCTGGCTATTTAATTGGGAGCTCTATCCGAATAAAAGCGCGATTATCCACTCAATGGCTTTATCTTTTACGTGCTTATTTAGGTTTAAATGAAAATGAGTGTGAAATTCTTGATTGGTCGAGTGAAAATCAAAATGATGAGCGAATTCTTAACGGTGTTGAAGCGATTTTATTGGCGGGTGGTGATGCACTGATCCAACATTATCGCCAAGTAACGCCAGCACCAATTAAATTAATTGAGTTAGGGCCTAAAATAAGTGCAATGGCTATTTTAGGGAGATCATTACCTGATATTTCCCTTATTTTAAAAGATGTTTGTTTATTCAGACAGCAAGTTTGTAGCTCACCACGTTTTATCCTATTAGAGAATGAAAATTGCGCTCAACAGCTTTATCAGCAATTGTCTATGGCATTAGCGTCATTACCTCCATTGCCAGAAACAGTAAAGCTTCAACAAATGGCACAAGCACACGAATATGCATTATCTCGTGACTTGCTTAATAATGAAAAGCCGACACGCTACGACGCAAATTCGGGCTGGGCGATCACTTACCAAACCCAATTCTTACCTCAATATTGGCTTAATTTTGGCTTTCAATTAATTGTGGGCTCCGTTGAGCATCATTTGCAGTTAGCTCAAAAACAGTGGTTTGCGCGCTTACAAACATTAGGTTATCACGGCTCACTTTCATCAATTTCACCACAACAATATAGCTTCACTCGCTATTGTCCCATTGGCTCAATGCATTCTCGTCCAATGACAGCAACGCATGATGGCTTTTTTATGTTAGCCACACTGGTGTTTTTTATTAATCAGGAAGGATAG
- a CDS encoding amidohydrolase: MNKTFASEIFINGEIHTLDRENPLAQAIAVYQGKFLFIGSNDEAMQFQNAETKIIDLKNHVIIPGLNDSHLHLIRGGLNYNLELRWEGVPSLSIALDMLKAQAQVTPSPQWVRVVGGWSEFQFAERRMPTLDEINAVSPDTPVFVLHLYDSALLNKAALRAIGYTKETPNPPGGEIQRDEHGDPTGLLIAKPNAMLLYSALAKGPKLPLEYQVNSTRQFMRELNRLGVTSAIDAGGGFQNYPEDYQVVDELAKNNQLTIRIAYNLFTQRPKQEFEDFQQWTSMVSPGDGNDFYRHNGAGEMLVFSAADFEDFLQPRPDLPENMEAELEKVIRHLVEHRWPFRLHATYNESISRMLDVFEKVNKDIPFDGLHWFFDHAETISEKNIERVKALGGGLAIQHRMAFQGEYFAQRYGTKALKQTPPVAKMLNAQVPVGLGTDATRVASYNPWTALYWLVSGRTVGGMQMYDGDNRLDRDTALMLWTMGSSWFSNEQGKKGQIKAGQLADFIALSADYFRVPENEIKAIESLLTVVDGKIVYANGEFSSLTPPSIPVLPDWSPVIKVPGHYSYLQQETKTAVLNQLHQCCGACHVHGHQHDIARQSSIPVSDDNAFWGALGCSCFAF; encoded by the coding sequence ATGAATAAAACTTTCGCGTCTGAAATATTTATCAATGGTGAGATCCATACTCTTGATAGAGAAAATCCTCTCGCTCAAGCGATAGCAGTTTATCAAGGTAAATTTCTTTTTATTGGCTCAAATGATGAAGCGATGCAGTTTCAAAATGCAGAAACAAAAATCATTGATCTAAAAAACCACGTTATTATTCCTGGGCTTAATGACTCACATCTTCACCTGATCCGTGGTGGATTAAATTATAATCTTGAATTACGGTGGGAAGGCGTGCCCTCTCTTTCTATTGCACTTGATATGTTAAAGGCACAAGCTCAAGTGACACCCTCACCGCAATGGGTGCGTGTTGTTGGGGGCTGGAGTGAGTTTCAATTTGCTGAACGCCGTATGCCAACGCTAGATGAAATTAATGCGGTTTCTCCTGATACCCCCGTTTTTGTATTACACCTCTATGACAGTGCATTGCTAAACAAAGCAGCACTGCGTGCAATTGGTTATACCAAAGAGACACCCAATCCACCAGGGGGGGAAATTCAGCGTGATGAGCATGGTGATCCTACTGGATTACTGATAGCAAAACCCAACGCGATGTTGCTCTATTCTGCCTTAGCAAAAGGCCCTAAATTACCTCTTGAGTATCAAGTTAATTCAACTCGTCAATTTATGAGAGAATTGAATCGTCTTGGTGTTACGAGCGCGATTGATGCTGGTGGTGGTTTTCAAAATTATCCTGAAGATTATCAAGTTGTTGATGAGCTTGCCAAAAATAACCAATTAACTATTCGTATTGCTTATAATTTATTTACCCAAAGACCAAAGCAAGAATTTGAAGATTTCCAACAATGGACATCCATGGTATCACCCGGTGATGGCAATGATTTTTATCGTCATAACGGTGCCGGTGAAATGTTGGTTTTTTCTGCGGCTGATTTTGAAGACTTCTTACAGCCAAGGCCTGATCTTCCTGAAAATATGGAAGCAGAATTAGAAAAAGTGATCCGTCATTTAGTGGAACATCGCTGGCCATTTCGTTTACATGCCACTTATAACGAATCCATTAGCCGTATGCTAGATGTTTTTGAAAAAGTAAATAAAGATATTCCTTTCGATGGATTACATTGGTTTTTCGATCATGCTGAAACCATCAGTGAGAAAAACATTGAACGCGTTAAAGCGCTTGGTGGTGGGCTTGCCATTCAACATCGAATGGCGTTTCAAGGCGAATATTTTGCACAACGTTATGGTACAAAAGCACTGAAACAAACCCCGCCTGTTGCCAAAATGCTAAATGCACAGGTTCCTGTTGGACTAGGAACAGATGCGACTCGCGTTGCTAGCTACAATCCGTGGACAGCGCTTTATTGGTTAGTGTCAGGGCGCACTGTGGGTGGCATGCAAATGTATGATGGCGATAATCGTTTAGACAGAGATACAGCGCTTATGTTATGGACGATGGGGAGTTCATGGTTCTCCAATGAACAAGGTAAAAAAGGTCAAATTAAAGCAGGTCAACTTGCCGACTTTATCGCCCTTTCTGCTGATTATTTTCGAGTGCCAGAAAACGAGATCAAAGCGATTGAATCACTTTTAACAGTCGTGGATGGCAAAATTGTGTATGCAAATGGTGAGTTCTCATCACTGACACCGCCTTCTATTCCTGTATTACCAGATTGGTCACCGGTGATCAAAGTACCGGGTCATTATTCTTACTTGCAACAAGAGACAAAAACAGCCGTGTTAAATCAGCTACATCAATGTTGTGGTGCTTGCCATGTTCATGGGCATCAACATGATATTGCTCGCCAATCCTCTATTCCTGTTTCAGATGATAATGCATTTTGGGGCGCTTTAGGCTGTTCTTGCTTTGCATTCTAA
- a CDS encoding MFS transporter — protein sequence MATQHVSAWSPLRNRIFFVLWMATLFSNIGTWMNDVGAGWLMTNLSPDPVMIAAIQAMTTLPVFLLALPAGAIADIFDKRKLLIFVNMLMLCAASLLAILVYFDVISIGWLLLITFVLGSGAAFLGPAWQAIVPSIVEPHELKSGIALNSMGINISRAIGPALAGILISQVGLYLPFLLNALSFIAIILAVWWWEGEKKEEEKLPAESVVAAMISGLRYARYSPALIKTIIRAASFFIFASAYWAMLPLVARVSLHGDATLYGLLTTSIGIGAVIGAFSLSTLREKLSTSTLIAVGTVGTALVLFIFASATSKYLAIFASMLAGFSWIITLSTLMVSAQTALPNWVRARGLALYLTVFSGSMALGSLIWGQIASHTSVTIALLCATVGIILVWLCVLRVKLEHDNINLQHSEHFILDDGLIDITTDKGPVLITVNYQIEAIYREQFLSLMHRLKTVRLRDGGYSWGLFVSSDALMENNTQTYMETFMVASWAEHLRQHDRATMDDKQLQQQLDKIISAKKVTHSFSAFSLKK from the coding sequence ATGGCAACGCAACACGTCTCTGCATGGTCGCCCTTACGTAATCGTATTTTTTTCGTATTATGGATGGCAACGCTATTTTCTAATATTGGTACTTGGATGAATGATGTGGGAGCGGGTTGGTTGATGACGAACTTAAGCCCTGATCCCGTTATGATTGCTGCTATTCAAGCCATGACGACATTACCTGTTTTCTTATTGGCACTTCCAGCTGGAGCCATTGCTGATATTTTTGATAAGCGAAAACTGCTTATTTTCGTCAATATGTTAATGCTCTGTGCGGCATCATTATTGGCAATTTTGGTGTATTTCGATGTTATCAGCATTGGCTGGTTATTATTAATTACCTTTGTTTTAGGTTCTGGTGCTGCGTTTTTAGGTCCTGCATGGCAAGCGATTGTGCCGAGTATTGTCGAGCCTCACGAATTAAAATCAGGTATTGCCTTAAACAGTATGGGAATTAATATCAGCCGTGCAATAGGTCCCGCACTTGCAGGTATTTTAATTTCACAAGTGGGTCTTTATTTACCCTTTTTACTGAATGCCTTGAGTTTTATCGCCATTATTCTGGCTGTCTGGTGGTGGGAAGGTGAGAAGAAAGAAGAGGAAAAACTTCCTGCTGAATCTGTTGTTGCAGCCATGATCTCCGGCTTACGCTATGCGCGTTATAGTCCTGCATTGATAAAAACAATTATTCGAGCCGCTAGTTTTTTTATTTTTGCGAGTGCTTATTGGGCGATGTTACCGTTAGTCGCTCGAGTTTCATTACACGGTGATGCGACATTATACGGTCTACTTACCACCAGCATTGGTATTGGTGCTGTGATTGGTGCATTTAGCTTATCAACATTACGTGAAAAATTAAGTACCAGTACATTGATTGCTGTTGGCACCGTGGGTACAGCATTGGTGTTATTTATTTTCGCCAGTGCGACTTCAAAATATCTCGCCATTTTCGCGAGTATGCTCGCTGGCTTTAGTTGGATAATCACCCTTTCCACATTAATGGTCTCCGCTCAAACCGCTTTGCCTAATTGGGTTCGTGCGAGAGGTCTTGCACTCTATTTAACGGTGTTTTCTGGTTCAATGGCATTAGGTTCTCTTATTTGGGGACAAATTGCTTCACATACTTCAGTGACGATAGCTTTGCTATGTGCAACAGTGGGGATTATTTTAGTTTGGTTATGTGTTTTGCGCGTCAAATTAGAACACGACAACATTAACTTACAGCATTCAGAACACTTTATTCTGGATGATGGGCTTATTGATATTACAACAGATAAAGGTCCTGTGTTAATTACCGTCAATTATCAAATTGAAGCAATCTACCGCGAGCAATTTCTCAGTTTAATGCATCGATTAAAAACGGTTCGTTTAAGAGATGGCGGTTATTCATGGGGATTGTTTGTTTCATCTGATGCGCTGATGGAAAATAACACTCAAACTTATATGGAAACGTTTATGGTGGCTTCTTGGGCTGAGCATCTTCGTCAACATGATCGCGCGACAATGGATGATAAACAGCTGCAACAACAATTAGATAAAATAATTAGTGCCAAAAAAGTGACACACTCTTTTTCTGCTTTTTCACTAAAAAAATAA
- a CDS encoding VF530 family DNA-binding protein, with translation MTGHHSKDPLHGITLEMQVNALVAKYGWAKLGQLIKINCFRNDPSVKSSLKFLRRTPWARAEVEALYLDSLEADIDDEIEIIDHPDCDPWANSRNKR, from the coding sequence ATGACAGGACATCATTCTAAAGATCCACTACACGGCATCACGCTTGAAATGCAAGTAAATGCATTAGTAGCAAAATATGGTTGGGCTAAATTAGGACAACTCATCAAAATTAACTGCTTTAGAAATGATCCTAGTGTGAAATCGAGTTTAAAGTTTTTGCGTAGAACGCCGTGGGCACGCGCGGAAGTAGAAGCGCTTTATCTTGATTCTCTTGAAGCCGATATTGATGATGAGATTGAAATTATCGACCATCCTGATTGTGATCCGTGGGCAAATAGTCGCAATAAACGATAA
- a CDS encoding ArsR/SmtB family transcription factor yields the protein MPIKPYIDEQRLIECAELGRALSSHHRINMIQYLSQQEFSVENLSQLLELSVANTSQHLQQLKRAGLVESRREGKMIFYRLASGPVLNILSALKLQADYARREFSQLINQQDIPDDKLAPIEYDELIDGIKNKRIMLIDVRSQDEYEKDHLPGAMSIPIEELEYHLAQFPKDKEIVAYCRGAYCFLSKNAVITLNLKGFQARYFKEGITSKLSKD from the coding sequence ATGCCAATCAAACCTTATATTGATGAACAACGGCTTATTGAATGTGCGGAGCTTGGACGCGCATTGAGTAGTCATCATCGGATTAATATGATCCAATATCTTTCTCAACAAGAGTTCTCTGTTGAAAATTTATCACAATTACTCGAGCTTAGTGTTGCGAACACCTCTCAACATTTACAGCAATTAAAGCGTGCAGGCTTAGTTGAAAGCCGCCGCGAAGGAAAAATGATTTTTTATCGCCTTGCCTCAGGTCCCGTTCTAAATATTTTATCAGCTTTAAAATTACAAGCTGATTATGCAAGGCGGGAATTTAGCCAGTTAATTAATCAACAAGACATACCTGACGATAAATTAGCACCAATTGAATATGACGAGCTTATTGATGGTATAAAAAACAAACGCATTATGCTGATAGATGTGAGATCACAGGATGAATATGAAAAAGATCATCTTCCTGGTGCGATGAGTATTCCCATTGAAGAATTAGAATATCACTTAGCGCAATTCCCGAAAGATAAAGAAATTGTTGCTTATTGCCGTGGTGCTTACTGTTTTTTATCTAAAAATGCCGTAATAACCCTTAACTTAAAAGGGTTTCAAGCACGTTATTTTAAAGAAGGTATCACAAGTAAATTAAGCAAAGATTAA
- the trxA gene encoding thioredoxin has translation MSSLIELNAENFDTTINKEGLCVVRFWAPWCAPCRMVAPIFNQLSIDMKESATFAEVNIDDNPSIASRYAIRSIPTTVVYKEGMPIDSLVGAASLPNFKDLVLKHL, from the coding sequence ATGAGCTCATTAATTGAACTAAATGCTGAGAATTTTGATACCACAATTAATAAAGAAGGCCTTTGTGTTGTGCGTTTTTGGGCACCTTGGTGTGCACCTTGTCGCATGGTAGCGCCCATCTTTAACCAACTTTCTATTGATATGAAAGAGAGTGCCACTTTTGCTGAAGTCAATATTGATGATAATCCATCAATTGCGAGTCGATATGCTATACGTAGCATTCCAACTACTGTGGTTTATAAAGAGGGTATGCCTATTGATTCTTTAGTGGGCGCCGCTTCTTTACCAAATTTTAAAGATTTAGTACTTAAACATTTATAA
- a CDS encoding DUF2938 domain-containing protein produces MSTIILAVILGVGATVIMDLWAVFLALLKIPTLNLSMIGRWIGHMFKGQYFHHPISQSAPIKNETALGWCAHYGIGIVFAFIFLIAMGEQWLTHPTFWSAYLWGVITIIAPYFMMQPALGAGVMASKTPFPNKARLLSFLSHSAYGVGLYFTGVVVSWFF; encoded by the coding sequence ATGTCTACAATAATACTCGCCGTTATTTTAGGGGTAGGCGCAACGGTTATTATGGATTTATGGGCCGTGTTTTTAGCCTTGTTAAAAATTCCAACATTGAACTTGTCGATGATAGGTCGGTGGATTGGTCACATGTTTAAAGGCCAGTATTTCCATCATCCTATTAGCCAAAGTGCACCAATAAAAAATGAAACCGCATTAGGTTGGTGCGCTCATTATGGCATTGGTATTGTTTTTGCCTTTATTTTCTTAATTGCGATGGGGGAACAATGGTTAACTCATCCCACGTTTTGGTCCGCTTATTTATGGGGTGTCATTACTATTATTGCGCCCTATTTTATGATGCAACCTGCTCTAGGTGCTGGCGTTATGGCTAGCAAAACACCGTTCCCTAATAAAGCGAGATTGTTGAGTTTTTTATCACATAGTGCTTATGGTGTCGGGCTTTATTTTACAGGTGTTGTTGTGAGTTGGTTTTTCTAA
- a CDS encoding XylR family transcriptional regulator, with protein sequence MKKDKYFRIVLLFNANKVYDRQVVEGVGEYLQASLCHWDVFIEEDFRTRLDNINHWVCDGIIADFDDPIIAQHLSQSPLAVIGVGGSYHQEENYPPVPYIATDNYELVQQAFLHLKQKGLKHFAFYGLPAKNHPHWSNEREYAFRQLVTSEKYPGIVYNGMDITQENWQHAQNRLSDWIQTLPPQTGIIAVTDARARHLLQVCDNLNINVPEEISIIGIDDEDMTRYLSRIALSSVVQGSRQMGYLAAKLLHQTLEGHVIEKQQRILVPPVKIVERRSTDFHSFNDPTVIQAMHYIYYNACKGIKTEQVLDAVNMSRSNLEQRFKKEIGKTIHTVIYEEKLKRAQNLLATTTLAIQEISVMCGYPSLQYFYSIFKKEFGMTPKEFRNE encoded by the coding sequence ATGAAAAAAGATAAGTACTTTCGTATTGTTCTGCTATTCAATGCGAATAAAGTGTATGACCGACAAGTGGTTGAAGGTGTTGGAGAATATCTTCAGGCATCACTGTGCCATTGGGATGTATTTATTGAAGAAGATTTCCGTACTCGACTTGATAATATAAACCATTGGGTTTGTGATGGTATTATTGCTGATTTTGATGATCCAATTATTGCTCAACATTTAAGCCAATCACCATTAGCGGTTATCGGTGTCGGTGGCTCTTATCATCAAGAAGAAAATTATCCCCCTGTACCTTATATCGCCACCGATAATTATGAATTAGTTCAACAAGCCTTTTTGCATTTAAAACAAAAAGGGCTGAAACACTTTGCTTTTTATGGCTTACCAGCTAAAAACCACCCTCATTGGTCTAATGAACGAGAGTATGCCTTTCGTCAATTAGTCACCAGTGAAAAATATCCAGGTATTGTTTATAACGGCATGGATATTACCCAAGAAAATTGGCAACACGCACAAAACCGGTTATCCGATTGGATCCAAACTTTACCCCCACAAACGGGAATTATTGCGGTTACTGATGCACGAGCGCGTCATTTACTGCAAGTCTGCGATAATTTAAATATAAATGTGCCTGAAGAGATCAGTATTATTGGTATTGATGACGAAGATATGACCCGTTATTTATCACGTATTGCCTTGTCTTCTGTGGTACAAGGCTCACGACAAATGGGGTATTTAGCCGCGAAGTTGTTACATCAAACACTAGAAGGGCATGTAATAGAAAAACAGCAAAGAATATTAGTTCCTCCTGTTAAAATTGTTGAGCGTCGTTCAACCGATTTTCATTCTTTTAACGATCCTACCGTTATTCAAGCCATGCATTATATTTATTACAATGCCTGTAAAGGAATAAAAACAGAGCAAGTTTTAGATGCGGTTAATATGTCGCGTTCTAATTTAGAACAGCGCTTTAAAAAGGAAATTGGCAAGACTATTCACACTGTTATTTATGAAGAGAAACTCAAACGCGCTCAAAATTTATTAGCCACAACAACGCTCGCAATCCAAGAAATATCTGTGATGTGTGGCTATCCATCTTTGCAATATTTTTACTCTATCTTTAAAAAAGAGTTTGGTATGACGCCGAAGGAGTTTAGGAATGAATAA
- a CDS encoding MalY/PatB family protein, translating into MYQNNFNNLISRQNTYSAKWSNTNVNLIPLSVADMEIAAPDFIINKLAEFNLKGIYGYTDLSHDWNDVAANWFKMQYQWNVSPETIVFCPRVIQAVSLYIQNFTQVGDKITTLSPAYHPISHSVCVNNRELLESPLIYCDGSYEIDFDDLESKFKQSVCFILLSPHNPTGTVWQKEDLLKIAQLAQKYQVFIISDDVHADFIFDDAIYFPISSLNTYVEQHSFICTSPAKTFNLAGLEIANIIIANPEYREKFKQCLIAAGIHNPGYFSVPAFLQAYTLQGQQWVGELKTYLADNRRWVKEQCDRYFPDWVVTQSHGTYMLWINYQKMQLSEEQLKHWFVSLAEVEMSWGRGFGAVGDGFFRINIATPRSILETVFTRLIRTLPHASLE; encoded by the coding sequence ATGTATCAGAATAACTTTAATAACTTAATTTCTAGGCAAAATACCTATAGCGCAAAATGGTCTAATACTAATGTCAATCTGATCCCACTCTCTGTTGCCGATATGGAGATAGCTGCACCTGATTTTATTATTAACAAACTAGCTGAATTTAATCTTAAAGGTATTTATGGCTATACAGACCTTAGCCATGATTGGAATGACGTTGCTGCTAATTGGTTTAAAATGCAATACCAATGGAATGTCTCGCCTGAAACAATTGTATTTTGTCCCCGTGTTATACAAGCTGTTTCACTTTATATTCAGAATTTTACGCAAGTGGGCGATAAAATAACAACGCTATCTCCTGCTTATCATCCTATTAGTCATTCCGTTTGTGTAAATAACCGTGAACTATTAGAAAGCCCACTGATTTATTGTGACGGCTCTTATGAAATTGATTTTGATGACTTAGAAAGTAAGTTTAAACAATCTGTCTGTTTTATTTTGCTATCGCCACACAACCCGACAGGAACGGTATGGCAAAAAGAAGATTTATTAAAAATTGCACAACTTGCACAAAAATATCAGGTTTTTATTATTTCGGATGATGTACATGCGGATTTTATCTTTGATGACGCTATCTATTTCCCTATTTCATCCTTAAATACTTACGTAGAACAACACTCCTTTATTTGCACCTCTCCTGCAAAAACCTTCAATTTAGCAGGACTAGAAATAGCCAATATTATTATTGCCAATCCTGAATATCGTGAAAAATTCAAGCAATGCTTAATTGCTGCGGGTATTCATAATCCGGGATATTTCTCTGTGCCCGCTTTTTTACAAGCCTACACCTTGCAAGGTCAACAATGGGTGGGTGAATTAAAAACGTACCTTGCTGATAACCGACGTTGGGTAAAAGAACAATGTGATCGTTACTTTCCTGATTGGGTTGTCACTCAAAGCCATGGCACCTATATGCTGTGGATCAACTACCAAAAAATGCAGTTATCTGAAGAACAACTAAAACATTGGTTTGTTTCATTAGCTGAAGTGGAAATGAGTTGGGGGCGTGGTTTTGGTGCGGTTGGGGATGGTTTTTTCCGCATTAATATCGCGACACCTCGTTCAATATTAGAAACCGTTTTCACTCGGCTTATTCGTACCTTACCTCACGCCAGTTTGGAATAA